Below is a genomic region from Pirellulales bacterium.
TCGCGGAGCGGCAGCGCGGTAAACTCGTCCAGGACCAAGCTGATCCGCCTCTTTCCGCCGCTCTCCCCTCGCTCAGCCAGCCAACGTCTCAGAGCGAGATGCCACGCCGCGATGGCGTGCAGCAGGGTGGTCTTGCCGGAATTGTTCGGTCCGGCCAGTAAGATGGAATTGCCGGTGAGATCGAAGACCTGATCGGCAAACCGCTTGAATCGAACCACGCGAACGCGGGCAATCACCAGGACACTCCAAAAATGGCAGAAGCCCGGCAGTCGTGCGACCACGACACGCCAGGCGGGAACACGTGTCCCCATAGAATACCAAAAAACTGGGTGCTCGTAACCGCTTGGCAGGCCGTGGATTGCAGTTCGCGGTTCCTTTTGTGCGGCGCTGAAATGGGGGGTCAGTTCGTGCTGGGGCGGCGAAACCGCCGTTTAAAAAATCGTTTTTCCGCGCGAACCTTTTGCCGGCCCGTGCGTCGATTACGGTATCTGCCGGGTTCATTTCCCGGCCGATGACGGTATTTCGCCCCCTTGCGCTTGACGGCGCGATCTGGGCATGACAGGCTTAAGCGTAAGAGGGCGGGCGATAACGGATTCGCCCGCCACGCGTAACTTCTCTCCAATCGCGCTAAATAAGCGCAAGAAGGTTGCCATGCGGAACATCCTCCACACCTTGACCAATTCGACCGTTGCTGGCATTCGCCAGGACCGCCTGGTCGTGGGTACGGTGGAGGTGCGCCGCGATAACCTCTTGTGCATGCGCGACTTCTATCAACACGCCACTCAGGCGGCGGCCAGGTTTTTAGCGGCACTCGAACGCCTGCTCAAGCCGGCCACGGCCCTGGCGCTGACAACGGTCCCGGCGAGTTCATGCTCGCAGACCGGACCAGCGCCGCGGTGCTGGCAGCGGAAACCCGCCGCCCAGCACCCTTCCGCCAGACGGAGCTAAGCGGTCGCCCGATTCGGGCGAACCCTCAGCACTGATTTTGGACGGAAGGCGGCCGCCGGGCTGCGAAGCGCGAGATCCATTGCGATCTTTCATTCGCCGACCGTGACTTGCCCCGTTTTTTTTGCGTGTGCCTGTGGCCGCAACGTTTGCGGCAGCAAAAGGAGAGAATCATGACCGCCCTTGAAGAGACCGAAGAACTGACGAACGAGAAGCTGGAGTTGGTGGCACGGGTGCGCGCCGCCCAACAGGGCGACCGCGAGGCCTTCGGCCAACTGGTCGAGCAGTTTCAGGGGGTCGTGTTCGGCACGGCCCTGCGGCGGCTGCGCGACCGGGGCGAGGCGCAGGAACTGGCCCAAGAGGTGTTCGTGCAGGCCCTGCGCAAGATCGGCCAACTCCGGCAGCCGGAGTGCTTCGGCGGCTGGCTGCGGGCGATCGCCAACCGGTTGGCGATCAACCGGCAGGTGCGTCGTGGTCCGGTCATCACGGCCGAGCGCGAGACGTTGGAGGCGATCAGCCAGGACACCGACACGCCGTTGGCCAACGTGCTGGCGGCCGAGCGTCGGCGTCAGGTGCGGGCAGGTCTGCGCCGGCTGGGACCGCTCGACCGCAAGACGCTGGTGGCGTTCTACGTCAAGGGCCACTCCTTGATCGAGATGAGCGACGAGTTCCACTCGCCGGTCGGCACGATCAAGCGCCGGCTGCACGTGGCCCGGAAGCGGCTGGCCCGCGAGCTGGAGGAGCTGGCTCCGGCGTAAGCGTGGGTGGCC
It encodes:
- a CDS encoding sigma-70 family RNA polymerase sigma factor, producing MTALEETEELTNEKLELVARVRAAQQGDREAFGQLVEQFQGVVFGTALRRLRDRGEAQELAQEVFVQALRKIGQLRQPECFGGWLRAIANRLAINRQVRRGPVITAERETLEAISQDTDTPLANVLAAERRRQVRAGLRRLGPLDRKTLVAFYVKGHSLIEMSDEFHSPVGTIKRRLHVARKRLARELEELAPA